CGGCGCGGGATGGTGCCGCTGGTTGTGGGGCGGGTGGTTCGGCGCGGGATGGTGCTGCTGGTTGTGGGGCGGGTGGTTCGGCGCGGGATGGTGCCGCTGGTTCTGGGGCGGGTAGCGGTGCTGCTGGCTGTGGTGCGGGTGGTTCGGTGGGAGGTGGTCCTGCCGGTTGCGCGGCGACTGACTCGGCGCGGGACGGCGCCGCCGGTTCTGGGGCGGGTAGTGAGGCGCGGGAAGGCGTTTCCGGCGAGGCGGGCGGCTTGACCGGGAACAGTGCGGCTGGCTGTGGAGCGGGTAGCGAGGCTCGGGACGGAGCTGCCGGTGGGGCGAGCGGCTCGGCGCGGGGCGGCGCCGCCGGCTGTGGGGCGGGGGGTGTGCGGGCGGATCGCGAGGCAGGCCATCCACCGGCGGCCGGGTGCGGGACGAGTCGCCCGTCGGAGGGCCGCTGCGAGGCCGGCCCGTCCAGTGGCTTCCTCGAAGTCCGTTCGGTGCGGGTCGGCGAGCGGGGGTTCCGGGTCGACGTCCGGGCCGATCCACCCGCTGAACTGGTCCGCGAAGGTGCGAGCCTCGTCCTGCGCGCGCTGTGGTGGAACGGTCTCGGCCGGGTCAGTGACGATCTCGGCCACGAATACCTCGTCCTGGCCAAGGACCCGGACGGCACCGGGATCGTCCGGCACTGGTGCCACCCCCGCCCGGCACCGGGCGCCCGCGTGCTGCGACTGGAGTCGGCCGGCTACCGCGGTGAGCGCCTGCGGCTCGACCCGGCCGCCGCCGGGACGTCCGCCGAGGTGCTGGTGAAGCTCGCGCTCACGGTTCGGCTGGGGGCGTGACCGGGAGTCCCCCTCCCGGGGTATCCGGGGCGAAGCACACCTGGTCCCGCCCGTTCTCCTTCGCCAGGTACACCGCCGCGTCCGCGGACTGCAGCAAGCGCTCCAACGTGTCGCCGTGGCGGGGGTGGCGGGCCACTCCGATCGACGTGGTCCGGTCGGCGATCGTGGCCGGGTCGCCGCGCTTGTCCGTTGTCACTATGTGCAGCTTGGCGATCGCCACGCGTACGCGCTCGGCCGCGTCCCACGTCGACTCTTCGTCGATGTCCGGGAGCAGAATGAGGAATTCCTCACCCCCGAAACGGCCGACCAAGTCGCTCGGACGCGTCACTTCGTCGAGGGTTTGCGCAACCGTGCGGAGCACGTCGTCACCCGCCGGATGTCCATAGGTGTCGTTAATCCACTTGAAGTGGTCGAGATCGACCATCAGCAGCGCCAGTTGATCACCCGATCGTGCGGTCCGTTCCAGTGCTCGCTCGGCCGACTCCGACCAGCCGCGCATGTTGAGAATCCCGGTTTTCGGGTCCGTCCGGACGTCGTTCTGGAGCTGATCGAGTTCCGCGAGGCGATTGAAGACCACGGTGACCACGGCCATCACCGCCACCATCGGCGGCACCGCGGCGAGCAGGATCGCGGTCACCGCGCCCAGGCCGATGGTGATCGCTTCGAGCGTGTTGTCGGCGGGGCTGCCGAGCACGTTACGAACCGTGCGCCCGGCGGGGGATCCGAGCAGCAGGACCCCGCCCACGTACGCGATCTGGATGGCCTCGTAGATGGCCCCGGTGAGCACGATCGTGCCGAACTCGCGGAGGAAGCCGCTCCAGTCCGGCGGCCCGAGCAGGTGGGGCCCGAGCGAGGTGTACGTGACGTGCGCGAGCGTGCCCGCGAGGCCGTGCGTGATCGACGAGAAAACGAAGTTGTTGGCCGGCCGGCGCGCGATGAACCAGTGCTGCGCCCGGACCACCGCGATCACGAACAAAACGAGCGGAATCGGCAGGATCATCGCCGCGGAAAACGTCCAGACGGCGGTCAGGTCGATCAGGACCGTTTTCGTCCGGTCGCGCCGGCGCTCTTCCTGGCGCTGGGTCAGCTGAATGTGCACGGTGGCACCCGCCGCCAGAATGGCGAAATTGATCCAGTCGTTTCCGGACGGAATCGGCGAGCGCGCGAAAGCGGTCGCGAGAATCGCGACGGCGACGGCTTCGGCCCCGAGCATGAACGCGACCTGCACCGGCCGGCGACGCCACAGCGCCCAGTTGCGCGGCAGGTACGCGTGGCCGCTCCGGGCGGTCGCGAGCGGACCACCGGTCGTGGTCGCCGACTCGTCCGTGGTCACGCGCTGGTCCGCCGCGTCCGGGCCGCCGGCCTCGGCGGGGCCGGGCGGCCGCGTCGGCTGGCCGGGGTCGCCGTCCGGTCCTGGATGCAATTGGTCACCTCCTTTCCAGCCTAGTCGCCGCCTTGAGTAATCTCATCGGTACCTGGCAGAGTGTTCACGCATTCCACGGCCGGGTACCATCCCACAGCAACAGACCTGCCGAGGACCCGGAGGAACTGCCGGGAACGCGGTGCAAAAGGTTCTGCGAGACTCTCCCCGCACGGAGGTGGCCCCCATGCGCAACCGCGACTTCTGAACCACCCGCGAATTGTCGCCCGAGACGCTCGTGAATGCCATTCATGATCTTGGTTGCACAGAGAGGTGGCACCCGATGGCCAACCGTGACTTCTGATCCGTCCCGGCCGGGAGATCCCGTTCCCCGCTCATGACGCCCGTGGCCCCGGCTCCGCTCCGCCGGCCCGGCGCCAGGACAACGCGACCGGAACGGCCAGCAGCAGCCCCACCGCCCCCGCGAGCGCGATCGTCGTGTTCGCCGAACCGACCCATTGGGCCACCAGCCCGCCGATGCCGACGCCCACGCCCTGGGCCACGCGCAGCCCGGTCCGGTAGAGCCCGCCGGCACTGCCCCGGATGTCGTTGGGCACCCACGTGATGAACGTGGCCGAAACCGTGATGACATACGCGCCCGTCGCGCCGGCCAGCGCGAGCAGGATCAGCGCGAACGCCAGGTTCGGCTGCAGCGCGAACGCCGCCAGCGCGGCCAGCGGCAGCGCGGCCAGCACCCCCAGCAGCCGGCGCCGGCGCTCCGTCGAGACGAACCGCGACAGCAGGAACGTCCCGACGACGAAGCCCAGTGGATCGGCCGCCAGCAGCCAGCCCACCGCCTGGTCACCCGCGCCGAGCTGTGCGGCGAGCGGCGCGGCGAGGCCCTCGGGGATCACCGCGAGGCCGACGAGCCACGACAGGTAGAGCAGCACGCGGAGCCGTTCGTCGCCGAAAACCTGCCGGATGGCGCCGAACCACGGGGCGCCCCCGTCCCCCGCGGCCGCTCGCCGCAGTACCGCCAGCCGCACGGCGACGGCGGCGACCAGGAACGTCGCCGCGTCGATCGCCAGTGCCCACGACGTGCCGATGCCGGTCACCAGCAGGCCGCCGGCGGCGAGGCCGGCCAGCATCGCCGTGTTGTTCGTGATCCCGCGCAGGTCCTGGCTCTGCAGGTAGACGTCGTCGTCGGCGAAGATCTCCCGGCCGAGCGCGTTCTGCGCCGCGTTGCCCGGCGCGTTCGCCAGCCGGGCGAAGACGAAGAGGACGAACAGCCAGCCCATCGGCATCCCGGGCACGGCCATCAGCCCGATCAGCACGGCCTGCGCGAGCGAGCCCGTCACCAGCACCGCGCGCCGCGGGAACCGGTCCGCGAGCTGCGACAACCCGAGCCCGCCGGCGAGCGCGGGCAGGAACGTCAGCGAGTAGACGACGGCCGAGAGCAGCGGCGACCCGGTCCGGTCGAAGATCAGGATGGCCAGCGCGACGATGGTCAGCTGGTCGCCGAGCATCGACTGCGTTTCGGCGAACCACAGCGCGCGGAACTCCCGGTTGGCCAGTACGGCCCGGAACCGGGGTGTCGCGCGTGTCGTCACCTCGTAACCACCGTCCCCCGATCGAGTGAATATGGATCGCCCGCATTGTGCCTCGCCAGTGACGACCCCGTCCGGGGGAGTCACGGCTGACCGCCCGGAAGCACTGACAGTATGCCGCCGGTTACGCGCCGGTGTCCCCGGAACGCGCGTCACCGTCCGCTTCGGAGCCGATCGGGTTACCCGCACGGTGAGGGGCCGCGATGGGCAGTGACCGGCTCGCGGGTACCTCCGGACTGATCGAACCGGATTCGCTCGGCGCAGGGCGGCGGCCGCTCGTCGTCGCGACGCTGCCCCACTGGACCGAATGGGCCAAGACTGGACGCAGAGCCGGCCGGGGTGGGCGGACCGCGCCGCCGTCGGCGCGCGCAGAGCGGGGAGATGACGATGGACGGGTTGATGCAGGGCAAGGCGGTCGTGGTGACCGGTGCCGGCCGGGGCCTGGGCGAGGCGTTCGCCGTGCACGTCGCGCGCGCGGGCGGGGCGGTGGTCGTCAACGACATCGACGTCGACCTGGCCGAGCGCACGGCGGAGAACATCCGCGCGCACGGCGGCCGCGCCGTCGCCAGCGGGCACAGCGTGGCCGAGGCCGGCGAGGCCCAGGAGATCGTCGACCTGTGCGTCAAGGAGTTCGGCGGGATCGACGGGCTGGTCAACAACGCCGGCCTGAACTACGAGGCGCTCCCCTGGGAGGACGACGCCGAGCAGGCGGCCGAGCTCGTCCAGGTCAACGTCATGGGCGTGGTGAACACGGGCCTGGCCGCGATCAAGGCGATGGTCGGCGCCGGCACCGGCGGCTCGATCGTCAACATCTCTTCGGGCGCGTCGCTCGGGCAGCGCAAGCTCGGCGTCTACGCGGCGAGCAAGGGCGCGGTCGCGTCGCTGACCTACTCGTGGGCGCTCGACCTCGAGGAGGCCGGCATCCGCGTCAACGCCGTCTGCCCGCTCGCGCACACGCGCATGGTGTGGAAGTCCGAACGCTCGCTGCGCGCCTGCCCGCCGGACCGCACGCCGTCGCGGATCGCGCCGGTCGTGCTGTTCCTGCTCGGCGAAGGCTCGCACGGCATCACCGGCCAGATGATCCGGTGCAACGGCCCGCAGCTGCACGTCATGGGCCAGCCGTTCCTCAAGCAGCCGATCCTCGAACGCCCGGTGTGGGACACCGAGACCGTGCAGAAGGCGTTCGACGAGGTCTTTTCGGCCCACCTGGAGAACTACGGCCTGGAGAAGCGCGTCCCGCCGCGGCTGCGCAAGTGGACGGACTCGACCTCGCCCCGCACGGCCTGAGGCGCGGCTTTCACGGGAAAGCTGCCACCTGGGGGTGGAGCCTTCACGTGAAAGCCGCGGTCGCGATCAGGACCCGGCGGCGGGCTCCGGGTCGCGGACGGCCGCGTAGAGGGCCTCGATGTCGGTCGAGTAGCGGTCGTTGATGACCCGGCGCTTGAGCTTGAGCGTCGGCGTGAGCTCGCCGGACTCGGGTGTCCAGGCCTTCGGGAGCACGTGGTAGCGCTTGATCTGCTCGATCCGGGCCAGCCTGCTGTTGGCCGACTCGACCGCGCGTTCCAGCTCGGCCCGCACCGCCGGGTGCGAAGCCAGCTCGTCCGGCGACGCCTCGACGCCGTTCGCCGCGGCCCAGCCGGGCGCGATCTCGTCGTCGAGCACGATCAGCGCCGTCACGTACGGCCGGTCGTCGCCGATCGCGACCGCCTGGCCGATCAGCGGGTGCTCCTTGAGCAGGCCCTCGACGCGGGTCGGCGCGATGTTCTTGCCGCTCGAGGTGATGATCAGTTCCTTCTTGCGGTCGGTGATCGTCACGAAGCCGTCTTCGTCGATCGTGCCGATGTCGCCGGTGGCGTACCAGCCGTCGGCGTCGGTGGCGTCCTTGATCGTCCCGTCCTCCTGCAGGTAGCCGAGGAAGACGATCGGGCCGCGCACCAGCAGCTCGCCGTCTTCGGCGAGCTTCACCTCGACGCCGTCGAGCGGCTTGCCGACCGTCCCGGCCCGGAAGTCCGAGCCGGAGTTCGACGTCGCCGCGCCGGTCGTCTCCGACAGGCCCCAGACCTCGCAGATCTCGAGGCCGAGGCCGGCCAGGAAGTAGATGATCTCCACCGGCAGGGCGGCCGCACCGCTGGAGGCGACCAGCACCTTGTCCAGGCCCAGCAGCGCGCGGATCGGAGCGAGCGCGGCTTCGTCGGTCTGCTTGATCTTCTCGGCGAGCTCCGCCGGCACCGGCTGTCCGGCGCTGCGCAGCTTGTAGCCCTGCTGCAGCAGCTCGTTCGCCTGCAGCAACGCGGTCCGCCGGTCCTCCGGCACGCCGCCGAGCATGTTCTTCAGCCCGGCGACCATCTTCTCCCACACGCGCGGGACGCCGAAGAAGCTCTCCGGGTGCACCTGGCCGAGCGCGCCGACGACGCCGGACGGGTCGGCGAGCGTGTGCACGTGGCCGGCCCACACGATGGGCAGGTAGATCGACAGCTCGCGCTCGGCGATGTGCGCGAGCGGCAGGTACGCGATGTTCGTCGCGTGCATCGGCGGGTGGTGCAGCTCCGTCACCGCGTACGCCTGGTGGATCGCGTTGCGGTGCGACAGGACGACGCCCTTGGGGTCGCCGGTGGTGCCGGAGGTGTAGATCATGGACAGCGGGTCGTCCGGCTTGATCTCCTGCCAGGACCGCTCGAAGACGTCCGGGTCGGCGGCAAGCGCTTCCCGGCCCTGCTCCCGCAAGGAAGCGAAGGAGAGGAACCGGTCGTCGCCGTCCGGGATGGCCGCGGCGTCCATGACGACGATGTGGCGCAGCGCCGGGAGGTCCTCGAGCACCGGCTGCCAGCGCGTCAGTTCGGACTCGCCGCCGAGCACGACGACCGGCGCCGCGCTGTGCCGCGCGACGAACCGGATCTGGTCCGGGCTGAGCGTGGCGTAGGCGGTGCAGGGGATCGCGGACAGGTGCGTCGCGGCGAGGTCGGCGATGATGTGGTCCGGGCAGCCGGGCGCCATGATCAGCATGCGGTCGCCCGCGGCGAGCCCGAGCCCGGCGAGGCCGCGGGACACCTCGGCGATCGCGGTGCGGAACTCCAGCCAGCTGAGCGTCGGCTTTCCTTCGAGGTCGAGCGAGGTGATCGCCGGCAGGTCCGGGTAGTCGACCGCGTTGCGGTGCAGCAGCCGCGGGATCGTCAGGCCCTCGGTCTGCTCGGCGACGGACGGGGTGGTCAACGCTGGCCTCCTCGAAAGCGGCGGAAAGCCACACTGTATTGGCTCCCGCGCCGGGTGGATAGAGAATCGCGGCCACGTCAAACGCCCCCTTCACACGGCCTCTCGCGGTCAGCTCCCCACGACCGTCCACAGTGCACACGGGCGCCGGTGCGCGAACCGCGCTTCAATGGGGTGAGGACTTCGAGGGGGAAACGATGACGCGATCGGCCCGGAAACTGCTCGACGAGATCCAGCGGGAGCTCGCACCGCGCGACGACGACAACGAGCTGGTCCCGTTGATCA
The window above is part of the Amycolatopsis camponoti genome. Proteins encoded here:
- a CDS encoding GGDEF domain-containing protein, with product MHPGPDGDPGQPTRPPGPAEAGGPDAADQRVTTDESATTTGGPLATARSGHAYLPRNWALWRRRPVQVAFMLGAEAVAVAILATAFARSPIPSGNDWINFAILAAGATVHIQLTQRQEERRRDRTKTVLIDLTAVWTFSAAMILPIPLVLFVIAVVRAQHWFIARRPANNFVFSSITHGLAGTLAHVTYTSLGPHLLGPPDWSGFLREFGTIVLTGAIYEAIQIAYVGGVLLLGSPAGRTVRNVLGSPADNTLEAITIGLGAVTAILLAAVPPMVAVMAVVTVVFNRLAELDQLQNDVRTDPKTGILNMRGWSESAERALERTARSGDQLALLMVDLDHFKWINDTYGHPAGDDVLRTVAQTLDEVTRPSDLVGRFGGEEFLILLPDIDEESTWDAAERVRVAIAKLHIVTTDKRGDPATIADRTTSIGVARHPRHGDTLERLLQSADAAVYLAKENGRDQVCFAPDTPGGGLPVTPPAEP
- a CDS encoding MFS transporter, with product MTTRATPRFRAVLANREFRALWFAETQSMLGDQLTIVALAILIFDRTGSPLLSAVVYSLTFLPALAGGLGLSQLADRFPRRAVLVTGSLAQAVLIGLMAVPGMPMGWLFVLFVFARLANAPGNAAQNALGREIFADDDVYLQSQDLRGITNNTAMLAGLAAGGLLVTGIGTSWALAIDAATFLVAAVAVRLAVLRRAAAGDGGAPWFGAIRQVFGDERLRVLLYLSWLVGLAVIPEGLAAPLAAQLGAGDQAVGWLLAADPLGFVVGTFLLSRFVSTERRRRLLGVLAALPLAALAAFALQPNLAFALILLALAGATGAYVITVSATFITWVPNDIRGSAGGLYRTGLRVAQGVGVGIGGLVAQWVGSANTTIALAGAVGLLLAVPVALSWRRAGGAEPGPRAS
- a CDS encoding SDR family NAD(P)-dependent oxidoreductase, which encodes MDGLMQGKAVVVTGAGRGLGEAFAVHVARAGGAVVVNDIDVDLAERTAENIRAHGGRAVASGHSVAEAGEAQEIVDLCVKEFGGIDGLVNNAGLNYEALPWEDDAEQAAELVQVNVMGVVNTGLAAIKAMVGAGTGGSIVNISSGASLGQRKLGVYAASKGAVASLTYSWALDLEEAGIRVNAVCPLAHTRMVWKSERSLRACPPDRTPSRIAPVVLFLLGEGSHGITGQMIRCNGPQLHVMGQPFLKQPILERPVWDTETVQKAFDEVFSAHLENYGLEKRVPPRLRKWTDSTSPRTA
- a CDS encoding AMP-dependent synthetase/ligase — encoded protein: MTTPSVAEQTEGLTIPRLLHRNAVDYPDLPAITSLDLEGKPTLSWLEFRTAIAEVSRGLAGLGLAAGDRMLIMAPGCPDHIIADLAATHLSAIPCTAYATLSPDQIRFVARHSAAPVVVLGGESELTRWQPVLEDLPALRHIVVMDAAAIPDGDDRFLSFASLREQGREALAADPDVFERSWQEIKPDDPLSMIYTSGTTGDPKGVVLSHRNAIHQAYAVTELHHPPMHATNIAYLPLAHIAERELSIYLPIVWAGHVHTLADPSGVVGALGQVHPESFFGVPRVWEKMVAGLKNMLGGVPEDRRTALLQANELLQQGYKLRSAGQPVPAELAEKIKQTDEAALAPIRALLGLDKVLVASSGAAALPVEIIYFLAGLGLEICEVWGLSETTGAATSNSGSDFRAGTVGKPLDGVEVKLAEDGELLVRGPIVFLGYLQEDGTIKDATDADGWYATGDIGTIDEDGFVTITDRKKELIITSSGKNIAPTRVEGLLKEHPLIGQAVAIGDDRPYVTALIVLDDEIAPGWAAANGVEASPDELASHPAVRAELERAVESANSRLARIEQIKRYHVLPKAWTPESGELTPTLKLKRRVINDRYSTDIEALYAAVRDPEPAAGS